Proteins from one Brevibacillus humidisoli genomic window:
- a CDS encoding amidohydrolase, which produces MERKTGNRMLLVNGYLMQGEGEELRFERKEMIVEEGKILKIGDNLRDYWTTACHNEGDVCDLGGKWVIPGLVNTHNHAAMSLLRCFSDDKRLMEWLSQKMLPAESRMTAEDIYWGTHLAMAEMVRSGTTAFADMYIEMDHVAEAVAESGMRASLSRGMAFLDERGEERLREAIQLCDRWHGACDGRITTMLAPHAPYTVPPERLQQIAAIARERKIPIHIHLAETEEETIKIGDRYGLTPTEYLYESGVFEGNHVLLAHAVHVSEADLSLLSGMRGGIAHNPVSNNKLGCGIAPVEAFLKRGITVGLGTDGAGSASSLDLFLTIQAAAWMQKVTHRDPTRLSAKQVLTMATASGADLLAIGDQTGRLEVGKEADLTILNPHAPHLIPHHDLPSLVAYAANGSDVDSVMVAGQWLMRKRELLHVDEERIIYEAASRARRIVDGL; this is translated from the coding sequence ATGGAGCGAAAAACAGGAAACCGGATGCTGCTGGTCAACGGTTACCTCATGCAGGGAGAAGGAGAGGAGCTTCGTTTTGAGCGTAAAGAGATGATCGTTGAGGAAGGAAAGATCCTCAAGATCGGTGACAATCTCCGAGACTACTGGACCACTGCTTGCCACAACGAGGGAGATGTTTGTGATCTGGGCGGAAAGTGGGTGATTCCGGGATTGGTCAACACGCATAATCATGCGGCGATGAGCCTGCTGCGCTGTTTTAGCGACGACAAACGGCTGATGGAGTGGCTGTCGCAGAAAATGCTGCCAGCAGAATCGCGGATGACGGCGGAAGACATCTACTGGGGCACACACCTGGCTATGGCAGAGATGGTTCGCTCCGGAACCACCGCCTTTGCGGACATGTACATCGAGATGGATCACGTCGCCGAAGCAGTCGCCGAATCGGGGATGCGAGCATCGCTGTCGCGTGGCATGGCCTTCCTCGATGAGCGTGGGGAGGAGCGATTGCGCGAAGCGATTCAGCTCTGTGATCGCTGGCACGGGGCGTGTGACGGCAGGATTACCACGATGTTGGCCCCCCATGCGCCCTATACCGTTCCACCAGAGCGTCTGCAGCAAATCGCCGCCATCGCCCGTGAACGCAAGATTCCGATTCACATTCACCTTGCGGAAACGGAGGAGGAGACGATCAAGATTGGGGACCGCTATGGACTCACACCGACAGAATACTTGTACGAGAGTGGTGTGTTTGAGGGGAATCATGTCCTGTTGGCACATGCTGTGCATGTGAGTGAAGCTGACCTCTCTTTACTATCAGGAATGCGCGGAGGCATTGCTCACAATCCGGTCAGCAACAACAAACTGGGTTGCGGAATCGCGCCAGTGGAGGCATTTCTCAAACGGGGAATCACAGTCGGATTGGGAACGGATGGGGCCGGCAGTGCCTCATCACTCGATTTGTTTCTGACGATCCAGGCGGCCGCTTGGATGCAAAAAGTGACACACCGTGATCCCACTCGACTGTCGGCCAAGCAGGTGTTGACGATGGCCACGGCAAGCGGGGCCGACCTGCTTGCCATCGGCGACCAGACGGGCAGGTTGGAGGTAGGAAAGGAAGCGGATCTGACGATTCTCAATCCCCATGCTCCCCATCTGATCCCTCATCACGATCTGCCGTCCCTGGTTGCCTATGCTGCCAACGGTTCCGATGTGGATTCGGTGATGGTTGCGGGGCAATGGCTGATGCGGAAGCGGGAACTGCTGCATGTGGATGAGGAGCGCATCATATACGAGGCAGCTAGCCGTGCTCGTCGGATCGTGGACGGATTGTGA
- a CDS encoding selenium metabolism-associated LysR family transcriptional regulator: MNLDQLKVFHVAALKKNFSETGKILHLSQPSISLQIQQLEASLNTKLFERTTKTIRLTDSGKLLFDYAEQIIHLVEKAKKDLALLEGSIHGDLHIGASLTIGEHLLPYLLGRFKREYPKVHLLMKIDNSHEIVEQLKNGTIHLGFIEAPIAHPDLVQHPLMEDELVLICSAREPHPLIGHRDSIAAHELFSLPFIMRERGSGTRQVMEESLRSNRLDPDKLRIELELANTESIKAAVESGMGVSILSQSAIGKELQLNTLRKVNIQGIKLRRSFNVLYEKNRVLSLPSEAFLHYILGYFAGSADLVEPPPNGP; encoded by the coding sequence ATGAATCTCGACCAATTGAAGGTGTTTCACGTTGCCGCGTTGAAGAAGAACTTCTCTGAGACCGGGAAAATCCTGCACCTGTCGCAGCCATCAATTAGTTTGCAAATCCAGCAGTTGGAAGCTTCACTCAACACAAAGCTGTTTGAGCGGACGACCAAAACGATCAGGCTAACCGATTCGGGCAAGCTTCTGTTTGATTACGCCGAGCAAATCATTCACCTGGTCGAAAAAGCAAAAAAAGACCTCGCTCTGCTAGAGGGGTCCATTCACGGTGATTTGCATATAGGTGCCAGTTTGACAATCGGCGAGCATCTGCTGCCATATCTGTTGGGCCGATTTAAACGGGAATACCCGAAAGTACATCTGCTGATGAAGATCGATAATTCTCACGAAATTGTTGAACAACTGAAAAATGGAACGATTCATCTCGGCTTTATCGAGGCCCCGATTGCTCATCCCGACTTGGTGCAGCATCCGCTGATGGAAGACGAGTTGGTGCTGATCTGCTCTGCCAGAGAGCCGCATCCGCTGATCGGACATCGTGATTCGATTGCCGCCCACGAACTGTTTTCTCTGCCCTTCATCATGCGAGAGCGTGGTTCAGGGACGCGGCAGGTGATGGAAGAGAGCCTGCGCAGCAACCGGCTAGATCCGGATAAGCTGCGAATCGAACTGGAATTGGCTAACACGGAGTCGATCAAGGCGGCCGTCGAATCGGGCATGGGCGTATCGATCCTCTCACAGTCGGCGATAGGGAAGGAACTGCAGCTCAATACCCTGCGCAAAGTGAACATCCAGGGTATCAAGCTGCGCCGTTCCTTCAATGTGCTGTATGAGAAAAACCGAGTATTGTCGTTACCCAGTGAGGCGTTTTTGCACTATATCCTCGGCTACTTTGCCGGTTCAGCCGATCTGGTGGAACCGCCTCCCAACGGCCCCTGA
- a CDS encoding LutC/YkgG family protein produces the protein MTGSGQESFLHTIAQKLGRSRRSGVTPPDWMQQSSLRVRSDLNRDELVEQFVTNLEALQTKVVRVLPADFPHALADVIDSFTVKSAIYWYDPDLQHLHLEQQLDRHQVKQAVCPVGGESDSFRSVAAAADLGITTAELGVAETGTVVLFNGGRRGRTVSLLPPNYLVILREERIVPTLADVMAHIREEAASGLPACINLITGPSRTGDIEGDLAFGVHGPGRVRIILLKEDGQDA, from the coding sequence GTGACCGGCAGTGGCCAAGAGTCGTTCCTGCATACGATCGCACAAAAACTGGGAAGGTCCCGCCGATCTGGTGTCACCCCTCCGGACTGGATGCAGCAATCGTCTCTGCGAGTCCGATCGGATCTCAACAGGGATGAGCTGGTTGAACAGTTCGTAACCAATCTGGAAGCACTGCAGACAAAGGTGGTGCGGGTGTTACCGGCCGACTTTCCTCATGCTTTGGCAGATGTGATTGATAGCTTTACGGTAAAATCGGCAATCTATTGGTATGATCCAGATTTACAGCATCTTCACTTGGAGCAGCAACTAGACCGGCATCAGGTAAAACAGGCGGTATGTCCTGTCGGTGGAGAAAGTGACTCGTTTCGCTCAGTCGCCGCCGCAGCAGACCTCGGGATCACAACGGCCGAGTTAGGTGTGGCCGAAACCGGTACGGTGGTCTTGTTTAATGGCGGTCGACGCGGGCGGACGGTGAGTCTGCTTCCCCCCAACTATCTCGTGATTTTGCGGGAAGAGAGGATCGTTCCCACACTTGCCGATGTGATGGCACACATCAGAGAGGAAGCGGCGAGCGGTTTGCCAGCTTGCATCAACCTGATCACTGGTCCCAGCCGGACCGGAGACATCGAGGGAGATTTGGCTTTCGGCGTGCATGGTCCAGGGAGAGTGCGGATTATACTGCTAAAAGAAGACGGTCAGGATGCCTGA
- a CDS encoding UxaA family hydrolase, translated as MAREVHVIDPKDNTGTVISRSMTKGRAIEVEVAGEVRQIEIQQDIPYGHKIAVRPISRGDTIYKYGLSIGTALEDIAVGEHVHIHNIESNRGRGDRYKQATAAKEALR; from the coding sequence ATGGCGAGGGAAGTTCACGTCATTGACCCAAAGGACAATACGGGAACCGTGATCAGCCGCAGTATGACCAAAGGGCGAGCCATTGAAGTGGAAGTGGCGGGGGAGGTACGACAGATCGAGATTCAGCAGGATATCCCGTACGGACACAAGATTGCCGTCCGCCCAATCAGCAGAGGCGACACGATCTACAAGTACGGACTAAGCATCGGTACAGCGCTGGAAGATATTGCGGTAGGAGAGCATGTCCACATTCACAACATTGAGAGTAATCGCGGCCGCGGGGATCGGTACAAGCAAGCGACCGCAGCAAAGGAGGCACTTCGATGA
- a CDS encoding DctP family TRAP transporter solute-binding subunit, with translation MRNIGMWLLVLLLASMLAGCGAGTTKIEGSGQPTQPGQEGKGSGGAGAAEFTFRLGHLQNTEHPYQKGAEKFKELLAQKSNGRIEVNIFPSSQLGNGRDQIEGLQLGTIHLHIGSVAPVANFAPKLNVLSLPYLFRDREHVFQVLDGEIGKELSADLESKGMINLSFWENGWRHLTNDVRPIKTAEDASGLKIRVLESPAYVSYVKALGSTPTPIPFGELYTALEQKVVDGQENPLAQIATNKFDEVQKYLSLNAHTYDAAVFLISKMAYDQLPAELQQAVHEAALEAAAYQRQLSEESEAKYLQQLKESGMQIEENPDLESFRKAVEPVYEELQESIGKDLIKRVRETK, from the coding sequence ATGAGAAACATTGGGATGTGGTTGCTTGTATTGCTGCTCGCATCCATGCTGGCCGGCTGTGGAGCAGGTACGACCAAGATAGAAGGGAGCGGCCAGCCGACGCAGCCTGGTCAGGAGGGGAAAGGGAGTGGCGGCGCAGGAGCAGCAGAGTTCACCTTCCGACTGGGTCACCTGCAGAATACAGAGCATCCTTATCAAAAAGGGGCGGAAAAGTTTAAGGAACTGCTGGCGCAAAAATCAAACGGTCGAATCGAGGTGAACATTTTCCCAAGCAGTCAATTGGGGAATGGACGTGATCAGATTGAGGGCTTGCAGTTGGGAACGATCCATCTGCACATCGGATCGGTCGCTCCCGTGGCCAACTTCGCACCGAAATTAAACGTGCTTAGTCTGCCCTATCTGTTCCGTGATCGAGAGCACGTATTTCAGGTACTGGACGGTGAGATTGGAAAGGAACTGTCAGCTGATCTGGAGAGTAAAGGGATGATCAACCTGTCCTTCTGGGAAAACGGTTGGCGCCATCTGACCAACGATGTCAGGCCGATCAAAACAGCGGAGGATGCCAGCGGTCTGAAGATACGAGTCCTGGAATCTCCCGCTTACGTCTCCTACGTCAAGGCATTGGGATCTACCCCTACCCCGATTCCGTTTGGCGAGTTGTACACGGCACTGGAACAAAAAGTGGTAGACGGTCAGGAGAATCCGCTGGCGCAAATCGCAACAAACAAGTTTGACGAAGTGCAAAAGTATCTCAGCTTGAATGCTCATACCTATGACGCTGCCGTCTTTCTCATCAGCAAAATGGCTTATGATCAGCTTCCGGCCGAGCTGCAGCAGGCGGTACACGAAGCGGCGCTTGAAGCCGCGGCCTATCAGCGACAGCTGTCAGAAGAGTCAGAGGCCAAGTACCTACAGCAGTTAAAAGAGAGCGGCATGCAGATCGAAGAGAATCCTGATCTGGAATCTTTCCGCAAGGCGGTGGAACCGGTTTACGAGGAACTGCAAGAGTCGATCGGCAAAGATTTGATCAAACGAGTGCGCGAAACGAAGTGA
- a CDS encoding Ldh family oxidoreductase yields MTSFDAAELQLFCRQVFERLNVDFDSASIAADAIIRANLEGIDSHGISRLAIYAKRLQEKRINPNPHIKVVKRGAGVLLVDGDNGLGQVVAARAVEEGMVLVKETGVAAIAVKGSNHFGTASYFCQLASSRHLIAIAFTNSPPGIPPWGGVKPFFGTNPIAFGFPTGTDRPVMVDLSTSVVARGKIILAAKQGEAIPAGWAIDERGEMTEDPQDALRGAVLPVGGPKGYALALAIELLTGVLSGAAYGPHVNAIYDDDASAANVGHFFILLDIEKFMPVQRYTQLMQTFLEEVKSVPRAAGVEEILYPGERRAREYEARLTEGIRLSTEVDQELRQLAADLDVAFPSEINKGGKI; encoded by the coding sequence TTGACCTCATTTGATGCAGCCGAGCTGCAGTTGTTTTGTCGTCAGGTGTTTGAACGGCTTAACGTCGATTTTGACAGCGCTTCCATAGCGGCCGACGCCATCATTCGAGCCAACCTGGAAGGAATAGACAGTCACGGTATCAGCAGGCTGGCCATCTATGCCAAGCGGTTGCAGGAAAAGCGAATCAACCCGAATCCGCACATCAAGGTGGTGAAAAGAGGGGCCGGCGTGCTGCTCGTCGATGGAGACAACGGGCTTGGCCAGGTGGTTGCGGCCCGGGCGGTTGAGGAAGGTATGGTGCTGGTGAAGGAAACGGGAGTCGCCGCAATAGCGGTAAAGGGCAGCAATCATTTTGGTACCGCTTCTTACTTCTGTCAGTTGGCATCCAGCCGTCACCTGATCGCGATCGCGTTTACCAACTCGCCGCCGGGGATTCCACCCTGGGGCGGCGTGAAGCCGTTTTTCGGCACCAATCCGATTGCCTTCGGCTTTCCTACAGGTACCGACAGGCCGGTAATGGTCGATCTTTCTACAAGTGTCGTTGCCAGAGGAAAAATCATCTTGGCAGCCAAGCAGGGAGAGGCGATCCCAGCAGGCTGGGCGATTGATGAGCGCGGGGAGATGACGGAGGACCCGCAAGATGCCCTGCGCGGAGCGGTGCTGCCGGTAGGCGGACCAAAAGGGTATGCGCTCGCGCTTGCTATTGAACTGCTTACGGGCGTGCTGTCGGGTGCGGCGTACGGGCCACACGTAAACGCGATCTACGACGACGATGCCTCTGCGGCTAACGTCGGTCATTTCTTTATCCTGCTGGACATTGAGAAGTTTATGCCGGTTCAACGCTATACGCAGTTGATGCAAACCTTCCTGGAAGAGGTGAAGTCGGTTCCTCGGGCAGCTGGGGTAGAAGAGATCCTCTATCCAGGAGAGAGAAGGGCAAGGGAATACGAAGCTCGTTTGACAGAGGGGATTCGCTTGTCAACCGAGGTAGATCAGGAACTGCGTCAGCTCGCGGCAGATCTGGACGTTGCGTTTCCGAGTGAGATCAATAAGGGGGGGAAGATATGA
- a CDS encoding FadR/GntR family transcriptional regulator yields MFETFKANRKSIAETVADHIKDLIHQGKFQAGDKILGERDMSQRLHVSRNTVREAYKILAAQGYLTIKHGNGVYISDAETQLQHITSSFFIKYDHVLELFAIRKVLETQAVKWAVERLDQQQESDLNQLLADTLLALEQETAHDQLAELDQTFHLSLARMSGNSILLRIMMNLIDLLEQTREETIRIRGRATQSLKEHINILHAILERDAEKAEQCMLEHLSSVEQSILRNKQNGGSVR; encoded by the coding sequence ATGTTCGAGACGTTTAAAGCAAACCGGAAAAGCATTGCGGAAACCGTAGCAGATCACATCAAGGATTTGATCCACCAAGGAAAGTTTCAGGCAGGCGATAAAATCCTCGGCGAGCGGGATATGTCCCAGCGGCTCCACGTCAGCAGAAATACAGTTCGAGAGGCGTACAAGATATTGGCAGCCCAGGGCTACTTGACGATCAAGCACGGCAACGGCGTGTACATATCAGACGCGGAAACGCAGCTGCAACATATCACATCCTCCTTTTTTATCAAGTACGATCACGTTCTCGAATTGTTTGCGATTCGGAAAGTGCTGGAGACGCAAGCGGTCAAGTGGGCCGTGGAACGGCTGGATCAGCAGCAGGAGAGCGACTTGAACCAGCTTCTGGCCGATACTCTGCTCGCCTTGGAGCAGGAAACGGCTCACGACCAGCTTGCGGAGCTGGATCAGACATTTCATCTCAGCTTGGCGCGGATGTCAGGCAACTCGATTCTGCTGCGCATCATGATGAACCTGATCGATCTGCTGGAACAGACACGTGAGGAAACGATTCGCATCAGAGGCCGGGCCACTCAATCGCTCAAAGAACACATCAACATCCTCCATGCGATCCTGGAGAGAGACGCCGAAAAGGCAGAACAGTGTATGCTGGAACACTTGAGCAGTGTGGAGCAGTCTATCTTACGAAACAAACAAAACGGGGGGAGCGTCCGTTGA
- a CDS encoding conserved virulence factor C family protein translates to MRILSIEPTPSPNSMKVNLDERLPAGQRGTYTPENKESAPEPIQKILGINGVKSVFHASDFLAVERIATADWPSILNQVREAFGEGGAAPQTGTMVEEKPQETWGEVTVFVQMFRNIPMQIKLQSGTEELRVGLPDRFKEAALKAQSASANLVMERQWVEQGPRYGTMQEIGEEMARELDAAYDQERLDRLVEQAFEQAGGEPAAETAPSTEQLTAMFDDPDWKKRYAALQQLKPDEAGLRLLEKALSDANTSIRRLAVAYLGDIKGDQVLPLLYGALADKSVIVRRTAGDVLSDIGDPQAIPAMCKALKDPNKLVRWRAARFLYEVGDESAIPALREAVDDPEFEVSLQVRMALERIEAGEEAAGSVWQQMTRRNDPDNQT, encoded by the coding sequence GTGCGAATCTTGTCAATAGAACCGACACCTAGTCCAAACAGTATGAAGGTGAACCTGGACGAACGGCTCCCTGCCGGTCAGCGGGGAACCTACACACCGGAGAACAAAGAGTCTGCTCCCGAGCCGATTCAAAAAATCCTGGGCATCAACGGAGTGAAAAGTGTTTTTCACGCCTCCGATTTCCTTGCCGTAGAGCGGATTGCTACCGCAGACTGGCCATCCATTCTCAACCAGGTGCGGGAAGCATTTGGCGAGGGAGGGGCTGCACCGCAAACAGGTACCATGGTGGAAGAGAAGCCACAGGAAACATGGGGAGAAGTAACGGTATTTGTTCAGATGTTCCGCAATATCCCGATGCAGATCAAACTGCAGTCTGGTACGGAAGAACTACGTGTCGGATTGCCGGATCGGTTTAAAGAGGCTGCGTTAAAAGCCCAATCGGCATCCGCCAACCTGGTCATGGAGCGGCAATGGGTAGAGCAGGGCCCCCGATACGGCACAATGCAGGAGATCGGGGAAGAGATGGCTCGCGAACTGGATGCCGCATACGATCAGGAACGGCTCGATCGGTTGGTGGAGCAGGCGTTTGAGCAGGCGGGAGGCGAACCTGCAGCGGAAACCGCACCATCCACCGAGCAGTTGACCGCCATGTTTGATGATCCGGACTGGAAGAAGCGGTATGCAGCACTGCAGCAATTGAAACCGGATGAAGCGGGGCTGCGGCTCCTGGAGAAGGCGCTGTCCGATGCAAACACCTCGATCCGCCGTCTCGCTGTCGCTTACCTGGGCGATATCAAAGGCGACCAAGTACTGCCGCTTTTGTACGGGGCTCTTGCAGACAAATCGGTGATCGTCCGCCGGACGGCAGGTGACGTACTATCAGATATTGGAGATCCACAGGCTATCCCTGCCATGTGCAAGGCGTTGAAAGATCCCAACAAGTTGGTTCGCTGGCGGGCAGCCCGCTTTCTCTACGAGGTGGGCGACGAGTCGGCCATCCCTGCTTTGCGTGAGGCAGTAGACGATCCAGAGTTTGAAGTGAGCCTGCAGGTAAGAATGGCGTTGGAACGGATTGAAGCAGGAGAAGAGGCGGCAGGTTCTGTCTGGCAGCAGATGACCAGACGAAACGATCCGGATAACCAGACGTAG
- a CDS encoding hydroxyacid dehydrogenase: protein MNVLITELIWPIGIEKLEEAAVVDYDPTLWADRELLQQRIGQADALIVRNQTKVDAELLRSAGQLKAIGRLGVGLDNIDLSAAKQYRVPVVYARNANAIAVAEYVLAAMLETSRALHQAHHDVRQGNWDRRRHTGVELYGKTIGLIGMGEIAHRVAKRAASFGMNMLGFDPFVAAYDFAPAETGIAPVSLSQLLSHSDFISVHIPLTAQTKSLLSTRQFQHMKPHAYLINTSRGGIVDESALLQAVQHGTIAGAFLDVLEQEPIDPANPLLHCEKVVITPHVAGLTEESQVRTSLLVAEEIIKILRGEFSLCAIT from the coding sequence ATGAACGTATTGATCACAGAATTGATCTGGCCGATCGGCATCGAAAAGCTTGAGGAAGCAGCAGTGGTAGACTACGATCCTACCCTGTGGGCCGATCGAGAGCTGCTGCAGCAACGAATCGGACAGGCGGATGCCTTGATCGTGCGGAACCAGACCAAGGTAGATGCAGAGCTGCTGCGCTCGGCCGGGCAGCTGAAAGCGATTGGTCGGCTCGGAGTAGGACTTGACAACATCGACCTGTCGGCTGCCAAGCAGTATCGAGTCCCGGTTGTGTACGCGCGCAACGCCAATGCGATCGCAGTCGCCGAATATGTACTGGCCGCCATGTTGGAGACCTCTCGAGCGCTTCATCAAGCCCATCACGATGTGCGGCAGGGGAATTGGGATCGCAGACGTCATACCGGAGTTGAATTGTACGGCAAAACGATTGGCTTGATCGGGATGGGGGAGATTGCTCATCGAGTCGCCAAACGGGCTGCCAGCTTTGGCATGAACATGCTTGGTTTTGATCCATTTGTTGCAGCCTATGATTTTGCGCCGGCAGAAACCGGAATTGCACCTGTCTCCTTGTCTCAGTTGTTGTCCCACTCTGATTTTATCAGTGTCCACATCCCTTTGACTGCGCAAACCAAATCGCTTCTTTCCACTCGTCAATTCCAACATATGAAACCGCATGCCTACCTGATCAACACGTCGCGCGGCGGCATTGTCGACGAAAGCGCATTGCTTCAAGCCGTGCAGCACGGGACGATCGCCGGCGCCTTTCTCGATGTGCTGGAACAAGAGCCGATTGATCCAGCCAATCCACTGCTTCACTGCGAAAAGGTAGTGATTACGCCACACGTCGCCGGGTTGACGGAAGAGTCGCAGGTGAGAACGTCGCTTTTGGTTGCTGAAGAGATCATCAAAATCCTTCGCGGGGAATTCTCCCTCTGTGCGATAACATAA
- a CDS encoding UxaA family hydrolase yields MSQFWGYVRPNDTVGIRNHILLLSGTIYANSTAERVADAIDGAVAITHPLGRCQVRPDLRMTFKTLVGMGKNPNVGGVVVIDHFREEGCTADEIAHEIAKTGKPVEVVNIRKSGGAIEATAQATRKALYMKRELSKQVRQPVSVSNLLFGLNCGTSDTSSGIGSNVALGVCSDKIIDQGGRSILAEVMELMGAEDYIRQRSVTPQVADKIVGYISDMERRALESGEDVRGSQPTGDNIVGGLSTIEEKSLGAYMKSGSSPIINGLEYAEECLQKDPGVYVMYTPGHGSESITGIAAAGAQVLVFSTGGGHTIAHPIMPTIKITGNSESFEFMKDTMELDLSGIFRDELTIQQAGELIYDEVLETCNGKLTKAEILKEQTGFAIHRVGVSI; encoded by the coding sequence ATGAGTCAATTCTGGGGATATGTTCGTCCTAACGACACAGTAGGAATTCGCAATCACATATTGCTCTTGTCGGGAACGATCTACGCCAACTCGACAGCAGAGCGCGTCGCCGATGCAATCGACGGGGCCGTGGCGATCACCCATCCATTGGGCCGTTGTCAAGTGAGGCCTGACCTGCGGATGACGTTCAAAACACTGGTGGGTATGGGCAAGAATCCAAATGTCGGCGGCGTTGTGGTGATTGATCATTTTCGCGAAGAAGGATGCACGGCTGACGAGATTGCCCATGAGATTGCGAAAACCGGCAAGCCGGTGGAGGTGGTCAACATCAGAAAATCTGGCGGTGCGATTGAAGCGACAGCTCAGGCTACGCGTAAAGCCCTCTACATGAAACGGGAGTTGTCCAAACAAGTGCGCCAGCCCGTCAGCGTATCCAACCTACTGTTTGGTTTAAACTGCGGCACATCTGACACCAGCTCGGGGATCGGTTCCAATGTCGCTCTTGGTGTCTGTTCCGACAAGATTATCGATCAGGGGGGCCGATCGATTCTGGCCGAAGTGATGGAACTGATGGGAGCAGAAGATTACATACGGCAGCGTTCCGTCACACCGCAGGTAGCAGACAAGATCGTTGGCTACATCAGCGATATGGAGCGCAGGGCGCTGGAGAGCGGAGAGGACGTGAGGGGTTCTCAGCCGACCGGCGACAACATCGTTGGCGGGTTGAGCACGATCGAGGAGAAGTCGCTGGGTGCCTACATGAAATCAGGCAGTTCTCCGATCATCAACGGGCTGGAATATGCGGAAGAATGTCTGCAAAAAGACCCAGGGGTATACGTGATGTACACTCCGGGACACGGCAGTGAATCGATCACGGGGATCGCCGCAGCCGGTGCACAGGTGCTTGTCTTCAGTACAGGGGGCGGGCACACGATTGCCCATCCGATTATGCCGACCATCAAGATTACCGGAAACAGTGAATCATTTGAATTCATGAAAGATACGATGGAGCTTGACCTGAGCGGAATATTCCGCGATGAGTTGACGATTCAGCAGGCTGGTGAGCTAATCTACGACGAAGTACTGGAGACCTGCAACGGCAAGCTGACAAAGGCAGAGATCTTAAAAGAGCAGACCGGTTTTGCTATCCACCGGGTCGGTGTAAGTATTTAA